The sequence below is a genomic window from Vibrio spartinae.
GTTCTGATAGTTCAGATCGGTCATCCCCTGATGGTGCATCATGGCAATTTCAACCGTTGCAACCCCCAGCGTGTAACCGTCGGGCTTCGCCTTGGCCATTGCATCATGTCCGACAACACCAGCACCACCCGTGCGGTTGACGACGTTGACATTGACACCAAGTTGCTCTTGCAACCCTTCTGCAACTAAACGGGCGACAGTATCGGTGTTACCACCGGCACCCCATGGAACGATAATTTTAATGGGTTTATCCGGCCACGCTGCCATTGCACTGGTTGAAGCTAATAGAGCCGCGGTAATCAGACTAAGTTGTAGGGGATGTTTCATGTTGGCGCTCCTGTCATATTATTTATTCGTTCAGGTAAGGTTCAGGTAAAAGTCGCTCTATAGGCGACTTAATCGAATGTTTTCATCGTCGTCCGATATGCTTGCGCTGATGCCGCGATTTGATCAAGGATGACACTTAAGCCCCAATATTTCTCTAACACGTCATCATCAGTCACGCGGCTGTGTACTGAACTGAATGTGCCGAGGCGCTGATGAAAGACTTTGGCATTTTTCGGGTAACCAAGCGTTTCAGTCACTGCGCTCAATGAAAGGAACCACGAGAGCTGTTGTGCAAATTCCGGGGCCTGAGATGCATTGTGATAAAGCCAGTGATACAGATCCGGATGGAAATTGGTAAAGACACCACTAAAGCCTTTCGAGCCATGCTGTATCGCTTCATAAGCAATCGCTGCATTGGCATTAATAATGGCCAGCGGTGACGTTTTGGTTAACTGAACCCGACGTTTCACCGTTTCCAGATCACAACTCACATCTTTCAGCACAACAAAGCGGCCGGAATCGGCACAGAATTGAATCTCTTCATCGGTTAACAACCGTCGATAAGGGGCCGGACATTCGTATAATCCCAATGGCATGTCCGCAGGAATGGCATCCATCAATGTATTCAGATGATTCAAGAAAGCCGCTGTGCCTTGATTGTCCGGGTCGAGACGATTGGTGACTAAAACCAAAGCATCGATCCCCGTTGCAGCCATCGCTGTCAGCTCAGTAATTTGATCATCAATGTCAGGTGAAATGTGGCCGGAAGAAATCACCGGAATCCGTCCATTGGTGTAATCCACCACAAACTGAGATAACGCCACCCGTTCTTCAAGCGACAAAAATAGCATTTCACTGGACTGACAGACGGCAAAGAGCGCATCGGCACCATTTGCAATGTACCAGTCAATTAACGTCTCTAACCCTTGGTAATCAATTTCGTTTTGGTCGGTAAATGGTGTCAACATTACCGGTACAATGCCTTCAATCTTTTTCATCTTCTCTGTCCTAAAAACATCTATATCAAAAACATTCAGTTGGTTCGCTAAATTGCGATAACTGCGACTTGCTGCTGAAGCATACGCGCTTCAACTAACGCATTATTCGGCATATTCGCTGCGCCTTCTCTCTCAACAGACAGGGATGCAAAAGCGGTCGCGTAATAAGCTGCCTGAGTCAGGCTTTTTCCCTTCGCCAGCGCGGCAGCCAATGCACCGTTGAATGCATCACCGGCTCCGGTCGTATCGACGACAACAGCACTGTACGATGGGATATGGGCACACTGTTGACCATCAAAAAGCACCACGCCTTGCTTACCCATGGTAATAATGATGTTCTGTACCCCTCGTTGATGAATAATCTGGGCTGCCTGTTTCGCGGATTCCACATCGGTAATTTCCACGCCGGATATTTGCGAAGCTTCGGTCTCATTGGGCGTAAGAATGTCCGTATTTGCAAAAAACCGATCAACTTGGGGTAAATAAGGAGCAGGATTCAAAATCACGGTGACATTCAATCCTTTTGCCAGCTTCATCACCCCGTCAATGGCATCAAAATTATTTTCTAACTGAACTAACAGCACCTTTGATTCGGTCAAATACGGGATCAATTCCGCAACTTCTTCATCCGTAACCAGCAAGTTCGCCCCCGGACAAATCGCGATGAAATTTTCACCGACATCATTGACATAAATCACCGCACTCCCTGTTGCAGCCTGATCCGTTTCATAGATGGAAAAAGACTCCATCCCACAGGCATCGAAATGATTCTTGGCAAACTGACTGAACTGGTCTTTCCCAACCTTGGTCGCAAAATGGACCCGGGCTCCTGCCGCATGAGCCGCGATGGCCTGATTCGCACCTTTACCACCCGGTCCGAATGTCGTATTTTCAGCCACCAGCGTTTCTCCGTTTTTAGGAAAACGGTCAACCCGGGCAACGATATCGACGTTAAATGCGCCAAAAACACAGACCTTGCCGATCATTGCTGCTGATAAAGCTCGCTGCGAATTCACAGTACGATTACGGTGATGAGTGCGCATCAAATGGCTAATATCCAAACTTTCATCTTGTTGCAATTCGTTCTGGAGCAGATGTTTTTTCAACGATGCGCCGCCATGGTGACGTATCAATACTCCGTCTTGCTGAAGTTTAGACAAATCCGTCCGAATCGTTTCTTTCGTTACCCCAAGATGTAAAGACAAAAATTCGACGGTTGCCTGCCCTTGTTGGCGCAACAGTTGAATAATCCTTTCTTGGCGTAGTTCTTTGTACATATCACTCACCCTCGTATTTAAATTGATTCTAGAAACATCGGAAATAAATGGTGAGATAGGATTCAAACAAAAAACAAGCAAACAAAAACAAACAAAAATATCGTAACTCCAATTGTCTAAATGTGATCTTTATCAATATAGACATTTAAAGCATAGGAGGAAAATTGCGAGAAAATGGACTGATTCGGTCACCACACAGAAAATGAGCAAGACGAAGAGATACGGTCAGTGCACTTAGAATGTCTGCGCAGTCGAATTGCCCGCGATGTTCCGTTCATCCGCGATTTAATCGTGCTGAATTTGATCACGCCCAAGCGCTTTGGCCTGATAGAGGAGCTGATCCGCGCGTTGCACAATGCTTTGTGGATGATCACTCAGTGACATTGCCGTGACACCGATACTCAATGTGAGTGTTAAGCCACTATATTTCTCTGACAGATCCGTGCGCTTCAGGCTATCCATCAAACGGTTTAAAGCAATGCATACCCCTGCCATATGGGTATCAGGGAAAAGCACAATAAACTCTTCTCCTCCCCAACGACCGTAAAAGTCACCTTTACGCCCCATCACCGAGACCAACTCACCGAAACATGCTAAAACTTCATCTCCCACCTGATGACCAAACCGATCATTAATCGATTTGAAGTGATCGAAATCCATCATCGCAACCGTCAGATTTTTGCTATATTTCAGTGCGAACGTGATTTGATCCTGTAACGCCTGTTCAATACAACTCCGACTGGCAAGACCGGTTAAAGAATCGGTGTTGGCTAAAACTTCCATTTGGTCATGTGCGGTTTCTAACGCTTTGAAGTCTTGCTCAAGAGCGACTTCGTGACCGACCCATTCGGCCAGTAACCGTAAGATTTCGATATCCTGACGAATAAATTGCCGCGTTGGACAAATACTGGAGAAATTGAGTGTGCCATATCGCTCACCATCCACAAAAATCGGTACGCCAAGGTAAGCTTCGAGGCCAAAATTTTCAAAACAAGGATGAGTGACAATCTCGCTCTCTGATACATGCGAGAACCCTTGTACATCATTAGCCTGATAAACAAGACTGCAATAAGTGATGCCGAGTTCAAATGTCATCCCCGCTTCTAATGCATTTTCCGGGTGAATCACTTGTTGAATCATATACTGATCACCCGATATTTTACTGAAAATACCGATGGGTAAACCAAAGTAGCTCGTCCCCAACTCTAAGATGGCCTCAATACGCTCTTGAAAGGCTAACTGTCTTGATGACGTGATCAGATGCAGTCGATTCAGCGTTTCTTCGGCTGCAAGTCGTGCTGAATCGTCCTGAATAATTGCCACAAAAAAGATGGGGGTCCCCTGCGCATTTTTGATCAGGCCACCAGACGTTTGTCCCTGAAAAGACTCACCGGCAGCATTGATATAACGGACAACATAAGGTTCATTTGTATCATCGGCATTGGTGTTGAAACGTTCCTGACCCAGCCGGATAAAATCATCCTGATCCGCGTAGAGCAGCGCGGTGCTCTGATGATAAATCTCTTCACTTGAGTAACGAAACAATGTTCTGGCGGCAGCATTCATACACACAACTTCCCGGCCCAGAGTTGCAACAACCACGGCCATCTCAATGTGCTCGAAAACGTGTGCCAGCGTCTGGGTGTCTAATCCCGATAATGCTTCGTCAGCCATATCTATTCACCACCTCTTCGGAAGCCAAAAAGTAACATCCTCTCAACAAGTATTGTTGATATAAGAGAAATGTCCATGACTGGTAATCAACAAGCGTAACCTCATTCCCCGGAGGGCCCAGAGAATGAGGTTTTATTTCCGCCAATCATCAAAGTGAAGCAGAATGTGTTTTCGTCACTTGCCCGGCACGCCACCAGCGTAATGCATCAACCACGACAAACAGCAGCAAGCTCACGCCCATCACCGGCAGTGCCAACCCCAGTGACACCGCAATTATGACCGCGAGCGCTCGATATAACATCGGCATCACCAGCCAGGTTTGCAATAATGTCTGTGCCGGAGAACCGGCCGCAGGACGTCGTTTCCACCACATGCGATAGCCCCAAACCACCATCATACATAGCGTCAGGCCAAATGCCGCCAGTAGTAACTGATTCGGTAAACCAAACAGAACCCCCATGTGGGCATCAATCCCCCAGCGAATCAGTTTTGCAATCAGCGGAAAATGCTCGAAATCAGCCCGGCTGGTGACAACCATTTTCTGGGCATCAACAGCAACACTATCGACCTGGGTCGGCCAGGCGCG
It includes:
- the rbsK gene encoding ribokinase, translated to MYKELRQERIIQLLRQQGQATVEFLSLHLGVTKETIRTDLSKLQQDGVLIRHHGGASLKKHLLQNELQQDESLDISHLMRTHHRNRTVNSQRALSAAMIGKVCVFGAFNVDIVARVDRFPKNGETLVAENTTFGPGGKGANQAIAAHAAGARVHFATKVGKDQFSQFAKNHFDACGMESFSIYETDQAATGSAVIYVNDVGENFIAICPGANLLVTDEEVAELIPYLTESKVLLVQLENNFDAIDGVMKLAKGLNVTVILNPAPYLPQVDRFFANTDILTPNETEASQISGVEITDVESAKQAAQIIHQRGVQNIIITMGKQGVVLFDGQQCAHIPSYSAVVVDTTGAGDAFNGALAAALAKGKSLTQAAYYATAFASLSVEREGAANMPNNALVEARMLQQQVAVIAI
- a CDS encoding sensor domain-containing diguanylate cyclase, producing the protein MADEALSGLDTQTLAHVFEHIEMAVVVATLGREVVCMNAAARTLFRYSSEEIYHQSTALLYADQDDFIRLGQERFNTNADDTNEPYVVRYINAAGESFQGQTSGGLIKNAQGTPIFFVAIIQDDSARLAAEETLNRLHLITSSRQLAFQERIEAILELGTSYFGLPIGIFSKISGDQYMIQQVIHPENALEAGMTFELGITYCSLVYQANDVQGFSHVSESEIVTHPCFENFGLEAYLGVPIFVDGERYGTLNFSSICPTRQFIRQDIEILRLLAEWVGHEVALEQDFKALETAHDQMEVLANTDSLTGLASRSCIEQALQDQITFALKYSKNLTVAMMDFDHFKSINDRFGHQVGDEVLACFGELVSVMGRKGDFYGRWGGEEFIVLFPDTHMAGVCIALNRLMDSLKRTDLSEKYSGLTLTLSIGVTAMSLSDHPQSIVQRADQLLYQAKALGRDQIQHD
- a CDS encoding dihydrodipicolinate synthase family protein; amino-acid sequence: MKKIEGIVPVMLTPFTDQNEIDYQGLETLIDWYIANGADALFAVCQSSEMLFLSLEERVALSQFVVDYTNGRIPVISSGHISPDIDDQITELTAMAATGIDALVLVTNRLDPDNQGTAAFLNHLNTLMDAIPADMPLGLYECPAPYRRLLTDEEIQFCADSGRFVVLKDVSCDLETVKRRVQLTKTSPLAIINANAAIAYEAIQHGSKGFSGVFTNFHPDLYHWLYHNASQAPEFAQQLSWFLSLSAVTETLGYPKNAKVFHQRLGTFSSVHSRVTDDDVLEKYWGLSVILDQIAASAQAYRTTMKTFD